The DNA segment TGTTATAGTAAGATTTTCACCACTTCTACCTTCTTGAAGTTTTTCCAGGTCGGCCACTGACTTCTGAAGTTTACTGATATGGTAAATTTAAGAACAATATCTTCTTTAGAACCAAAGACTAAACTCAGATAACAAGGGAAACAAGCAAAAATGAATCTGCAGATTAACTAAATTCCACTTACCCAATAAGTGAATGTTTGCCACTGCTATTGAAATCAAAGCACTCGATAATCAATGGGTTATCCTGCAACAAGTCAAATTTCATACACCACATGCATCTTCTTAATCGTCCAAATAGCAGAATATCCTATAATATAGTGTGACCAAATCATAAGGTGACAAGTTTACCTTACTTCCAAACTGCTGCATACTTAGGCATAGGGGTTTCcattttggatttaaattgtTGTTCACTACTTCAGTCTTGCATATTGGAATGGAGCCTCCACTCTCCACAATTCTAGATATTCTTAGAAAAGGGTCCTAGAATAAAGTGATGAATTTTAAGGATGaaacaaacaacaaatataCATGCATACGTAACATAAAGCTTTGCAAATACATACACTTATAGAAAATATGTCCTTGTTATCCAAGTAAGAACAATGGAGCATCATCTCAACAACCCTCCTTGAAGCAACTGTTTCCTCTGCATGGATGGTGAGTATCCCTAAGTTCCTCAAACCCACATGCCCAATTTTACTACAAAGATTAAGGGTTAAACTCCGATTTTGTTTGGTAAGTACCTGCCATGGAAGAGGGGGGAAGGATTTGATGTTCAGTAAGGTTAAAAATGGCAGCAATTGCAACATGCTCTATAACTGCATCGATGGTAACCTAATATCTTAATATATCACTTAATTAGGGAAGAAGCTCTCACAATAGTCTTTCTGCTATtgaagtttttaataaaaaaaactctaaaaattgatataattttatactcaATTTGCACCAGCTTAGTTAAAATGCATATGCATTCTCAATGAGCCTGATTGATCCCAAGACAGCATACCTCTGATAGAACACACGTGGCCTCTCCAAGAAAATCTTGATCCTTCAATTTCAGTGTCTGAAACACAACAGaatagatatatttattatgtgcAACAGAAAAATGGTTCatacaaattttctaaaaattacAGATCATATGGTAATAGTTTAACATTATGTTTTCCTCTGGCGTTTTGTCTCTGATCCAACTCAGATTTTATCTGCACTTCTCCCataaattgttttcttttctcacaTGACTATGAATCTATGATTAAAAACAGTGACAATCTTTCGAAAGTACTCATTCATTAATCACAATTAAGATAGTTGACCCCCTTCACACACATAGATGTACACAATAGTGACCGAATTAAGCAAGCAAACCGCTGCACACCATTCAGTGAGTACTTTCCCATGTCGGTCTTACAAGTTATACAGTTATACGATGCATGGCTGCATCTATATATATTGTCCAAATAACTTAGGCTGACATGAACATACAGTTGGCATCCAGAAGTCATTTATTATTGTTCTCGAATTAATGTTTTTTGCCAATTCAATGTGTTTAACCATGTATCAACAAAAATATAACTGAACAGGCTAGTGAAAGTATAATGTCATCTAACTAACACATATTTTCTCAGAAAAACCAGTACCCAGCTCTTAGTCCCCAGTGTAAAAGAGTTCTAACTTGCAAATTGCGGTATTCAACACTTAAAAGTATTGGAAGAGATACTACAGAAACACTTAGCATGTACACTTTTTCTTGTATATTGTTGGTACAAATTATAATTGGAAAAACATAACGTACAAAGATTTAAAACATTAGATACTCGAGAGCAGAAACTATAATGTACCTTCACAGGTATATTGTGAAATTTGGTATCAACATCATATACATGAAATCTGGAGCGAAAATAAAGAAGGGAAACGCGAGTGAGTCAAAAGAAGTCAAATCAAAACAGGAGTTTCCGTAATAAAAAGAAGTATATCTATAAAAAGATAAGCACTTAAAATGAATTTGTAAAGCTTACACCAATGGCTGTACAATCTCGAACTGGAATGCAACTATAACTTTTTCTATCCACGTGGGATTCAAGCTATTCAGTATAACCTCAGTGCGGCCTAACTCCTCTAGTTTTCCATCTATATTCTTCGCATATACCACAGCCATGGGATCACTCTGAACAGAACAATATCTTTTTTAGCTCAAACAACGGTAAGACAATCCTGACCAAAACACACACAAACAAACTACTGTGTATTGAAAAACTCAAACCTTGAAAGCTAAATAAACACCTTTTTTCCAGAAACGGTCAACATGAAGTATTAGTTCAGCTTGCTGCCCATGTAAATACTACTTATGGTAAATGTAAACCAAACACTACCAGGATGGGAATCCCATGAAAACTATTCATAAActtgagaagaaagaaaaacaccaGAAACTTGGGGTGTTAACTCATTTTCTAGCAACTTTGAGCAAACAAAGATGGCGTCCAGGATTTAGTCATCCAAAGGTTAAGCTGAAGAGATACAGAAGAAGCAAGAaactcttcaaatttgaaatccaTTTCTTGTTTGAGAAAGTCCTAATGGAAGACATATATCCTCCTGATCAGTAAACACAAGACACGAGTACAAACTAATATATCATTAAGAACACCAAAAACAGAACAAACTAAATTATATCACTGAGCACTGTATTTTTCTTACCCAGGTTTTTCATCAGTGTATAGTAACTACCCATACTAACCAAGACGGTTATCGATCCACATACATAGTAATCCAGCTCATTACAAGAGTATGGCTACAAATATCTTATGTAAACAAAATACTATCAAAATAGtaacataaactttttttttataggtaaatagacatagcccaagtacacagaacATATAAAAATAGCAGCTTAACATAAAGTAATGATCAGCTCACATGCCCATATCCCCCTCTATTTTGGTTGTATCTTGAAGTGAAACTCACATAGTAAAATGTACTTCAACATAATGAACCAAAATTGTGATAGTTATCCCAAAATATAGAACTGATTAGTTCATAGAATTATGTTAACTTGAGAAATATTATACCAGAGTCTTGAATTCATACAAATTTGAAGTGTGGTTTGGATCATAATTTCCAGTCCATGCTAAGCATAGAAAATATATAGGTGATGAAGTTGGACATTAGAGCAGTTAAACAAATGATCGGCAAAGGAAAGACGCTAGTATAAACCCTCAGTAAACATCACTATCAAACATATGGTTATGTTTAGAGGAATACCTTTGAAATGATGTCACGATCTCGCAAGTTAATTGCTGATAGGGATAACTGCAACATagattaaaatacatgaatacattttgaaaaggaaaaacaaatgagTTAACAGTACAgacataaataaaaagaaactaaaaacaaaagagCCACGCATGCAGCAAAAATAACAATTCCAGATGTTGACATCTCTTATAATACTGATAACCGATCCCATCCCATGTAAAATTTTTGTCAGGCAATATACTGCTTTGGAGCTTGCCATTATTCCACCCATTTCTTTCTAGTAAGGGGCAACAGAATTGCACAATTTCCATCTGTTGGAGATGAAAGAAATGGCAGGTAACCCTTTTCAAGAATATAGGTGGCACTTCATCCTTTGGcacttaaaaatgagaaatattcaaCTCCTGCACAATACTAAAAGGCAACATGTTGCTTCATACAACCTCATTAGTCTCCAATTTTCTAATATTCGGTTAAAATATCTAGGTCGTTTTACTGCAGTCTTAAATTCAAGAAGTTGGTTACTATGTGGGGTATCAATTTAGTCAATCAAAACATCATCCTTTATCTAAGCGCCAAAACACATGGCACCCCGACCATGCTATCCTTTCCTGATTCTGAGAAACTAGTAATAGGCCAAACATTTAAATGACAGAATCCGCATGCTTCATTTATCAAGCGAAACTCATAGCTTGAAGAGAGCTAAGGATGTAACATTTCAGCACCTTTGAAATACACACAAACTGATCCTCTACCATGCAACGAAAACGacttctttgataattttaaacatatatgtaTTGTAAACAAAACCATAACACTAACacgaatacaaaatttttattattttattatttactctTTCTGGATAACCTTTTTTCAATCAAGTTTTGTGCCTTGCATTTGTATAAGAATAGTATTACAGGGGAGAAACTTTACTGGAGAAGAAAAAAGTAaccacaattttaaaaaaataataatcgtATTCATATTATTCTTGTTCTCATTGTATTTTATGGGCAATGGCCAACATAATGATCAAGTAAAATGAGAATAGTAAGAACCTAAGCCAATCTgggatagaaaataaataacgaTACGAATTTCAGCCAACGTGGGGATAAACAGAGTAAAGAATATCAAGAGTCTGAGCCAATGTGGGGTAGATAATAGAGAGCAGCGCAGCTAATACAAATGCATAATACAGTTCTGAGTgcgtgtaatatatatatatatatatagaaaggcGTTAGAATGGCAGTCACTACCTCGACTCGGGTGAAGTGTTGAGGGAGACCCCAAGACCTGTAGAAGAACTCAACGGCGTCGTTGTGGCCGGCATTGTTGTTGGTAGCTGTGGGGCTCTGTTGGACCCCACCCACGGCTTGCTTTCCTCCTTCCACGTCCGAATAGCAGTTCCccatctgtctctctctctcaagcccaaatgagattccttttttgttttcgtTTTCTCTTCTCAATTTAAAACCCTGGATAAATTATATACTTATCCTCTAAAAAATTTTCAGAGCTCTTCAAACTCAGCCTGTCCTTTGTATCTAAACATACAAAaaggaatatattttttttatgtgtttggaTCGCAACCCACTTTAGAGAAAACGTGTGTTGAGGATTGTGATTGTGGAGGATTGTCTATCTCTGCTCTGCTGTATTTATTAGGGGAGAACAAGCAGTTTCCTACGTATACGATGGAGTGTTTCCTTCCTTCTTTCCTTGCAGGAACCTACGAAATTGTAGCATCTGTTACGAAGTAGGAGGTGTTTTCTTCACAACCACAACAGTTGTTTCTTTCTTAGGACTCAACGAAACGCGGATTCCCTTGACAACTTGTTTTTCCCCTTTGAGCAATTATGCGGTCAAACCAAAACAGAGGAAAaccgaaaaaggaaaatgatggatGCAGGGGACTTGCGCAGGAAGTTGCGCACGAAAAACTGACGGGATCCATGCGGAAAATGATACGGTGCGTTTCATTGGGTTTGCTACACGGTGCGTTTCGCAGTCTACATTCGGATCCCTCCATCTCCGAAGCTTCCCGAGACCCGTTATGGGTTTCTGAACCCTAACCTTCGCATCTCCCTCCTCCATTGTCACTTGTCATTCTTTGCAAGTACAACCCTCGCCACTCAGTTTGATGGCCAATATAAGCACATGGAATGATTCCAGCCCATGAAACAGGATGGGAATTCACTAGCTAAAAACATCTGAAATGCATGGGTGCCATCATAAAGGGCAAAAAGATAAGCGTTGACTATAAATGAGAAAGAAAGCGTAAATCTCCATAAACAAAAGGAAACGGAAGGGAAGAAATGATTCCAAATCACTGATTTGTTGGGAGACCAAATTATACAGAACACTTACGGTCCTACCATTACAGAAAATCCAATCATAagacagaagaagaagaagaagtggaaACCCAGCTGCCACTGCCGTCCACCACTCACGAATTCATtaaaattaatggaaataaaaattaattaaaggatATGAACCCCGATCGAAGTTTCAAGAcattaatggaaataaaaattaagtgtAGCTCTACAGCTACATATGAGAGCTCCCGCTACttccctttcattttttttttcttttcttttggcttatatatatttatatttaatatttttaaaaattaaaaaaattataatattattaaaaaatatttatttaatgattaaataaaaataataaaaaaaataaaaaatcctaaTAGTAACTCTTGGTGAAAGCTATCCGAAGagtagtatttttcaaaagttaaTTAAAAGGAGTTCGACCCTCGACAGGATCTTCAAGGTAATATATTATCGAGCATAAGTCATGTTGAAAATGGCCTTTCATAGAAGGGAGAAATAGCATAGATGACGCTGACAATTGGTGAAGGTGAAGGGTTAATAGCTTGTAAACGTTCAGATTTTTCGAATTGATGAAGACTGGGCATAGTTTAATtacagtaaataaataaacaatgatAGCACTTGTAAAAGAACTGAGCGGCATTCGgatttaaatttagaaaaaaaaaattacaatattaataaaaaatatttatttaatcattaaataaaataaaataaaaatagggtGTTAGAAGAAATGTTGGAGACCCATTGTCAGTATTCGAATGGGGCATGCTACCTATTTAACGTTTGCTTGGCAAGTTGGCACAAAGGCTGTGCGTTATTCACATTATTGATAAAATACACTATCTATATTATTGATagtatgttaatttataagatttaaatttatttaaaaaaatttataaatttaaatcttataatagaatttttttttttctttttagtttggAGTAAAAAGATGAAGGAGCATAATTAGATTTAGAGCGGCTTCCCTGTTAATACATGTTAAATTTTATATGGGAGTAACCTAAaggttattgatatgaaaataaaataaaatctatttaccCACCAAATTGTTGAGGGAAGGATAAGATTTACTTATTAAATGCCTATTCATAGGTTTTCTTGCTTAAAAAagtcaaattaatatttattacatTCCTGCATCACCATTCACACCAAATTTGTTGAGTCTTTTTCTGAAGTAAAATTTGTAATACATTTACCATTTCCTATATCTCAAAATAGTATAACACTTTGACTTTAGAATATTGTTATGATGTAATTTAATCAAATTATGTGTTGAACGATTGTGTGTAACTTTTTCTTGGAGAATCCACCAATGGATGCGCGTGATCCTCTCTAATCTCTATGTACCTTCCAAGTCATTAATGTAATGGtccttttcattttaatttgacgTGACAAATGCATAGAATAGATATTTGAAGGGTTGAATCTTcttattttgaatttgaattctTTATTTCTTCCATCCTTCCATTGAATATCCAATTGGTTGTCCAAGAGGGCTTTACTTCTGAGCAAATGTATAGGATGAAGTTAAGAGCACTCACAAAccaatttacaaataaattcaaGGTTTCTAGCTACCTTGAAATTCAGGAATAGATGTCATATGATGTGCAGTTGGTAGCCCAAGAACATTGACCAACTAATCGACCAAGTTTGATTGTCCCACATTTTTTATCTGTTTCAAAAGTAATCGCAATTGACAAATAGATTtcaagaagattaaaaaaaaaaaaaaggagtatcATTGTGAtcataaaaaggaaagaaaagaaaataataatatatcaatAAAGAGCACTTTCGAGTCTTTGACAAGATAAAAGGTATCGAAAGAATTTTGATGGGTACCAAAATGCTGCTTACACTCAGTTTCGTACAAATTTGGAGCCCATGTTCCCTCATCCATACATTATGCAACTGAAGATTGCCTCatatgtgttaaaaaaaaccaCCTGCAGTGTGAAGCTCTTGGCGTATTAGGCGCCCCCCCCCACATGCTGCAATTTGCCTGCTGCACCGAACGCACatgcaccgttcggtgcttttgtttCTATTAGGCACCGATCCCATAATTTCAGCAGCAAACTGCTGCATCGAAACTGATCAGCAAGAATTGCTGAAgagaacttctcctataaataggagagttctgatcTTCAGAAGATGcagtgggagagaaagaaaatagagagaaagagggacgtgagagagatagaaatttgtagagtgttttgtaaatctcgtacaaattctataaaagatgctccagtggatgtaggcaatttgctgaaccactttaaaattgttttgtgtgattttcagaTAGGCCGGTgccacaacaattggtatcagagccactaggttcttttttttttgtggggtggagcttttgctgtggtagtgtggatacgtacagtctaaggaggttctgtctaggagattggaaattttaagtgtgttcattgtgaccctccaacctttcctgggaactgacttagtgaggtactattcatttctacggtaaaaaTTCATCAAGAGCTCTGCTTCaagctgtccgaaaattcaaattggtcaaaatcaatttttgacaactccagggtgttcctcgcgttgagacgaatccgttgccgcaaacggaatcgaaaacggaggtcggaggagcccacacgcgcccctagaagatcggcgcgtgcatctgctgtaactcacgcgccccacgcgctccagaggaGGAAGACGCGTGTCAGACACGCTCCCCAcacgcccccacgcgccctacagtGTTTCAGCGCGTGAAATACACGCGCCCACGCGCTCCCACGCGCACATAGTGCTGTAGCGCGTGTGTCACACACGCCTACTCGCCCCATgcgcactgtgcagcgcgtgcatcccacgcgccagacagatcacaaccatccgtttttcagatccaatttcggcttgatctaagccgtTCGAAGTCGGATTTGagcaatcaaatagtgctttcctactatttggatcgttccggactcatccgtacggttagaattttgaaattttgagtctaaaatttttaaattcaaatggaaagatctggaagagataggagtTCTGATAATGCCAGTAGCTCCGGGcgtcggtccactgtgtcaaatgccaagtttgaagttgagaagttcgatggaacaagcaatttcggcatgtggcagtgtgaagtcatggacgtgttgatccaacaagagttggatattgcgttgggaggaaagccagatgatatgactgatcaggattggaagaagcttaatactcaagcttgtagtacaatccgattatgccttaccaaagaacaaaagtattttgtcatgagagagacaaatgctaaggtactttggcagaaattggaggataagttcatgaagaagagcattgagagccgtttgcacttgaagaagaagctcttcagattccaatttcgtgaaggtatttctatgtctgaacatctgaatagttacaaccaaattcttgctgatttgttaaacttagatgttgaaattgaagatgaagataaagctttacttttgttaaattccttacccgatatatatgagcatttaattactactctactgtatgggaaggaaagtattagttttgacgatgtatctagttctttaattagcaatgagtaccagaaaaaggataagcaggtacatcaagatacatcaagtgaagctttaacagcaagagggagaccacagtcaaggtatcccagaAAGAAGAACGGTTTTcatcaaagttttaaaattcgttccgttccggccggaatggccggaatttttcgtgccggaacagtgGCCGGAATGGGATAGGTATCTGTTCCGTttcgggtcaaattccggccgttccggtcaaattccggccattccggtcaattccggccggaattccggTATTCCGGCTGGAATTACAATTCTggcccgaaaaaaaaaaaaaaaaaaaaaaaaaaagcttttaaataagttaaaaaataatgaataaaattgtactttaaGAATTTAAATACCCCTTTCCGTGCattagaagtattgttacttttaataatttttctattctttaatttttttcctttatttttgtgtcttaactcaagtttgtgaattttttcaatatatattcattttataaatctttaattcttctatatatatacacatatacatatcacacacttacatatatgtatttattttattaattgttagtttatatatacatataaatatttatatataatatataattaatcccgaaacggtacaccgaaacgtaccggtaccgaaatattccgttccagtgcctcaaccggaatggtctccgaaacggatttcaaaactttggttttcattcgaaaacccgagccacatcacgtggttcatcagtcggaaGAAAGctcgccagagacgagtgttccttttgtcacaacaaaggacactggaagaaggattgtcccaagctgaagggacaacagcagaatcaacccaccacagccaatgtcgtggacagagatgatgattcggatttttccttgataagctcatcatccatttgtcattccgatgaatggattatggattccggatgtacctatcatatgtgtcccaattgggactggtttactgacttcacaaagatcgagggtggagcagtacttatgggcaatgacagtgcctgtaagacatagggaataggtagcattcggttgaagctgcacgatggcagcATCAAGACTCTAACAGAAGTTCGGTATGTTCCGGACTTgtggaagaatctcatctcactgggatctctggattcgAAGGAATTCAGAATCgtcattgaagacggaactctcaaagtactaatgggagttcaggtggcaatgaagggcttgaggcgaggaaacttgtacttcttgcaaagAAGTACTATTGCtagaagagcttccacaggctgtgagaagctagatgagactgatgatgacaccaccagtctttggcatatgcgtatgggacacgcaggagaaaaagctttgcagacactggtgaagcaaggcttactcagaggtgccaagactggtaaactgtctttctgtgagcactgtgtattggggaagcagaggcggatcaagtttggaaccgcagtacacaatacacaaggaattcttgactatgtgcactccgatgtttggggacctacccaaaatgcatctttgggaggtaaacattggtttgtaacttttgttaatgattattctcgtcgtgtgtgggtgtatacgatgaagaataaagatgaagtgctgaagatcttccttgattggaagaaaatggttgagactcagaccggcaggaagattaagcggctcagatctgataatggaggtgagtacacttcagaccccttcatggaagtatgccggagagagggaattgtcagacacttcacggtacgaggtacaccgcagtagaacggtgtggcagaacgaatgaatcgtactttattagagaaagtgcgatgtatgttactGAATGCTAGACTCAGTAagaaattttgggctgaagctgtgacatatgcctgccacctcatcaaccgactacccgcagctgccaatgatgggaagacatccattgaaatgtggagaggtaaacatgctactgattatgactttttacacattttcgaatgtcctgcttactatcatgctaaagaaagtaagcttgatcctagagccaagaaagcaaaattcttgggctttagtactggtgtaaaagggtacaGACTCTGGTGtatagagtccaaaaaggtgatcatcagtagagatgtaacattcaacgaatctgagatgcttaagtcacataagcataaagattccagtgaaggcagcagtgatggcgaaacatcagatgattcgcaaagtgtggagtttattacttcaaagaagttgggaaagcatggacaagatgagctTGATAAttcagtcacagtacctccaagtcaacctgagtcaatagcaaccaacagaccgataCGAGAGAAGCGTGTACCAACacgttatgcagactatgtgacatatgcattaccagctgaagggggtgagatcccaaccacttacagagaagccgtacagtccagtgaacaagttgaatggacaaaggcgatgaatgaagagatgcattatcttcaccagaaccagacttgggagcttgtgccacttctaaaaggaaagaaggtaattggctgtaagtggatcttcaatcagaaagatggatcaagctgctaaaaatggagtgcgatacaaagctaggttggtagccaagggctacgctcagacagagggaattgactacagtaaagtattctctcctgttgtgaagcattcatccattcggataggagatttatctgtctcaaccagaaggattcaaagaagctggcaaagaaaactgggtatgcagtctgaagaagtctctctatggcttgaagcagtcacctcggcaatggtataagcggtttgaccgctttatgatggatctga comes from the Carya illinoinensis cultivar Pawnee chromosome 8, C.illinoinensisPawnee_v1, whole genome shotgun sequence genome and includes:
- the LOC122318091 gene encoding protein BONZAI 3-like isoform X1, with product MGNCYSDVEGGKQAVGGVQQSPTATNNNAGHNDAVEFFYRSWGLPQHFTRVELSLSAINLRDRDIISKSDPMAVVYAKNIDGKLEELGRTEVILNSLNPTWIEKVIVAFQFEIVQPLVFHVYDVDTKFHNIPVKTLKLKDQDFLGEATCVLSEVLTKQNRSLTLNLCSKIGHVGLRNLGILTIHAEETVASRRVVEMMLHCSYLDNKDIFSISDPFLRISRIVESGGSIPICKTEVVNNNLNPKWKPLCLSMQQFGSKDNPLIIECFDFNSSGKHSLIGKLQKSVADLEKLQEGRSGENLTITSHHGHKKVLKGELFVDQFCEKEQYSFLDYVSCGFELNFMVAVDFTASNGNPQNPDSLHYIDPSGQLNSYQKAIMEVGEVIQFYDSDRRFPAWGFGGKTFDGTISHCFNLNGSAGSFEVEGVEGIMSAYASALHNVTLAGPTLFGQVIKRAAQIASQSISYNNKKYFVLLIITDGVLTDLQETKDALVKASDLPLSILIVGVGGADFGQMEVLDADKGQRLESSTDRVATRDIVQFVPMRDVHGGQISVVQALLEELPGQFLTYMRCRDIKPRPLHEAQVSST